A single genomic interval of Bacillus sp. es.036 harbors:
- a CDS encoding anti-repressor SinI family protein: MRTYTDEKLDQDWVTLMSIARNIGLSKEEVKRFLINSSKK, translated from the coding sequence ATGAGAACGTATACTGACGAAAAATTGGATCAGGATTGGGTGACCCTTATGTCAATCGCAAGAAATATAGGTTTGTCTAAGGAGGAAGTGAAGCGGTTTTTAATCAATTCCTCAAAAAAGTAA
- a CDS encoding helix-turn-helix domain-containing protein: protein MIGEKIKLYRNRMGLSLTELAKRAGVAKSYLSSIERNQQANPSIQFLEKIAAELKVPIEVFILEEDHEEPALDTEWKELIEEAMRSGITKEDFADYLEFKKWQLHHGKSEPEK from the coding sequence ATGATCGGTGAAAAAATTAAACTTTATCGAAATAGAATGGGATTGTCTTTGACAGAATTAGCGAAGCGGGCAGGGGTAGCAAAGTCTTATTTAAGTTCCATCGAGCGAAATCAACAAGCAAATCCTTCTATTCAATTTCTTGAAAAAATCGCAGCGGAACTTAAAGTGCCGATTGAGGTATTCATTCTTGAAGAAGATCATGAGGAACCTGCGCTTGATACGGAATGGAAAGAATTGATCGAAGAGGCTATGCGCTCTGGCATTACAAAAGAAGACTTTGCGGATTATTTAGAGTTTAAAAAGTGGCAATTGCATCACGGAAAAAGCGAGCCGGAAAAATAG
- the fabZ gene encoding 3-hydroxyacyl-ACP dehydratase FabZ, whose translation MLDSQEIKKIIPHRYPFLLVDRILEVEEEVRAVGIKNVTANEEFFNGHFPDYPVMPGVLIVEALAQVGAVAMLKKEENQGKLAFFTGIDKCRFKRQVKPGDQLRLEVEIIRIKGPIGKGKATATVDGEVAAEAEIMFALK comes from the coding sequence ATGTTAGATAGTCAGGAAATTAAAAAGATTATCCCGCATCGCTACCCTTTCCTTCTTGTTGATCGAATTCTTGAAGTAGAAGAAGAAGTACGCGCGGTCGGTATTAAGAACGTGACAGCAAATGAAGAATTCTTTAATGGCCATTTCCCGGACTACCCGGTTATGCCAGGTGTCTTGATTGTAGAAGCACTTGCTCAAGTAGGGGCAGTGGCGATGCTTAAGAAAGAAGAAAACCAGGGGAAGCTTGCTTTCTTTACAGGCATTGATAAATGCCGTTTTAAAAGACAAGTGAAACCAGGGGATCAGCTTCGTCTTGAAGTGGAAATTATCCGCATTAAAGGACCGATTGGTAAAGGAAAAGCAACAGCCACTGTTGATGGTGAAGTTGCTGCTGAAGCTGAAATTATGTTTGCCCTGAAGTAA
- a CDS encoding DNA-directed RNA polymerase subunit beta: protein MANNHEKVNQASEEKVILNKEAAQTNKNHDEQERKPKVRLIPIWLRLLLVALLLMASLLAGAMIGYGVIGDGSPGDVFKKSTWVKISDIVKKEE, encoded by the coding sequence ATGGCGAACAACCATGAAAAGGTGAACCAGGCTTCTGAAGAAAAAGTCATTCTTAATAAAGAGGCCGCACAAACGAATAAGAATCACGACGAGCAAGAGCGTAAGCCAAAGGTGCGGTTAATCCCCATCTGGCTACGCCTTCTTCTCGTTGCCCTCTTGCTCATGGCATCCCTTCTTGCAGGCGCGATGATCGGTTACGGTGTAATTGGTGATGGTAGTCCTGGCGATGTGTTTAAAAAGAGCACCTGGGTGAAGATCAGTGATATTGTTAAAAAAGAAGAGTAA
- a CDS encoding rod shape-determining protein, with protein MFSRDIGIDLGTANVLIYVKGRGIVLDEPSVVALDTGTGRALAVGEEARQMVGRTPGNIVATRPLKDGVIADFDITEVMLRHFLNKINVKSFLSKPRILICTPTNITSVEKKAIKEAAEKSGGKQIFLEEEPKVAAIGAGMDIFQPSGNMVVDIGGGTTDIAVLSMGDIVTASSIKMAGDKFDYEILDYIKKTYKLLIGERTAEQIKINVATVFPGGRNEELDIRGRDMVSGLPRTITVKSDEIQQALQEPISHMVMAAKSVLERTPPELSADIIDRGVIMTGGGALLHGIDQLFAEELMVPVLVAEEPMSCVAKGTGLMLEHIDKIAKKKLI; from the coding sequence ATGTTTTCACGTGATATTGGGATCGATTTAGGTACGGCGAACGTACTGATTTATGTGAAAGGCAGAGGCATTGTTTTAGATGAACCGTCTGTTGTAGCACTAGACACGGGTACTGGAAGAGCACTTGCTGTTGGTGAAGAAGCAAGACAAATGGTTGGCCGGACTCCTGGAAACATCGTTGCAACGCGTCCACTTAAAGACGGCGTGATCGCAGACTTCGATATTACAGAAGTGATGCTAAGACATTTCTTGAACAAAATTAATGTAAAAAGCTTTCTATCAAAGCCGCGTATTTTAATTTGTACGCCTACGAACATCACATCTGTTGAGAAGAAAGCGATTAAAGAAGCTGCTGAAAAAAGCGGTGGGAAACAAATTTTTCTTGAAGAAGAACCAAAAGTAGCTGCAATTGGCGCTGGCATGGATATTTTTCAGCCAAGCGGTAATATGGTTGTGGACATTGGCGGTGGAACGACAGATATCGCAGTGCTTTCAATGGGCGATATTGTCACCGCCTCTTCCATTAAAATGGCAGGGGACAAGTTCGATTACGAAATCCTGGATTACATCAAGAAAACGTATAAGCTTCTCATCGGGGAGCGAACAGCAGAACAAATTAAGATTAATGTAGCAACGGTATTTCCAGGCGGCCGGAATGAAGAACTTGATATTCGTGGACGAGATATGGTATCAGGACTTCCACGGACTATCACTGTAAAATCGGATGAAATTCAGCAGGCACTTCAAGAGCCAATCTCCCACATGGTGATGGCTGCTAAGAGCGTTCTAGAACGTACACCTCCGGAGCTTTCAGCGGATATTATCGACCGTGGTGTCATTATGACAGGTGGAGGCGCACTACTTCACGGGATCGATCAGCTATTTGCTGAGGAGCTTATGGTTCCAGTTCTCGTAGCGGAAGAGCCAATGAGCTGTGTGGCAAAAGGGACAGGCCTTATGCTTGAACATATTGACAAGATTGCTAAGAAAAAATTAATCTAA
- the spoIIID gene encoding sporulation transcriptional regulator SpoIIID, protein MHDYIKERTIKIGNYIVETKKTVRVIAKEFGVSKSTVHKDLTERLPEINPDLANEVKGILEYHKSIRHLRGGEATRIKYRKDTEKEEAVK, encoded by the coding sequence GTGCACGATTACATCAAAGAGCGAACCATCAAGATTGGAAATTACATCGTGGAGACTAAGAAAACGGTGAGGGTGATCGCAAAGGAATTTGGCGTTTCTAAAAGTACCGTTCACAAGGATCTAACAGAACGACTTCCTGAAATTAATCCGGACCTCGCCAATGAGGTGAAGGGCATTCTCGAGTATCATAAATCGATACGCCATCTCCGCGGCGGCGAAGCAACGAGAATAAAATATAGAAAGGATACGGAAAAAGAAGAAGCTGTCAAATAA
- a CDS encoding sodium:solute symporter family protein — MDTQFLVSLLLIVASFGLYIGIAVFNRARQTSEFFVAGRGVPAIYNGMAIGADWMSAASFIGLAGTVMVLGYDGLAYIMGWTGGYLLLTFLLAPQLRKYGRYTVPEFIGDRFQSKTALVIAAIATIIISFTYSIGQLAGSGVVIGRLFEVDAKVGVMIGVVIIAIYATFGGMKGITWTQVAQYIILILAYLIPVIFMSLQITNNPIPWLSYGNVVSELGELDRELGISEYFAPFESASKWQFIALMFSLMAGTAGLPHVIVRFYTVSTMKAARWSGAWALLFIGLLYLSAPAYAAFSRFILMKQVAGSPIDSLPAWTEKWVNTGLLTMADTSGDGILQWQEIAISNDIVVMATPEIADLGIFVIGLVAAGAMAAALSTAGGLLIAISSSFSHDIYYRIINPRATERKRMSVARWSILIATIVAGVVALNPPGVITQIVAWAFALASGTFFPALILGVWWKRANAPGVIAGMIVGLLVTLTYIFLAKYGGFTILGIIDTGAGIFGATSAILTNVIVSLSTKPPSEKLQNEVMDLRYPEQLTFRDGEVWKDDEVI, encoded by the coding sequence ATGGATACACAATTTCTAGTTTCACTTCTACTTATTGTCGCATCATTTGGTCTATACATTGGGATTGCGGTCTTTAATCGCGCACGTCAAACGTCCGAGTTCTTTGTTGCCGGTCGAGGCGTACCCGCGATTTACAATGGTATGGCGATCGGAGCGGACTGGATGAGTGCAGCTTCATTCATCGGTCTTGCTGGAACAGTGATGGTTCTTGGCTATGATGGGCTTGCTTATATTATGGGCTGGACAGGAGGGTATTTGCTGTTAACCTTTCTGTTAGCACCGCAATTGCGGAAATATGGGCGTTACACGGTTCCGGAATTTATCGGCGATCGTTTTCAAAGCAAAACAGCCTTAGTTATCGCAGCCATTGCAACAATCATTATTAGCTTCACCTATTCGATTGGTCAGTTAGCTGGGTCGGGCGTTGTGATTGGAAGATTGTTTGAAGTAGATGCCAAAGTGGGCGTTATGATTGGGGTCGTTATTATCGCGATCTATGCAACATTTGGTGGGATGAAAGGAATTACGTGGACCCAGGTGGCGCAGTATATTATTTTAATTCTGGCCTACTTAATACCCGTTATTTTCATGTCACTTCAAATTACGAATAACCCGATTCCGTGGCTAAGCTATGGGAATGTCGTATCAGAACTCGGTGAATTAGATCGAGAGCTCGGAATCTCTGAGTATTTTGCACCGTTTGAATCAGCTTCAAAGTGGCAGTTTATTGCCCTTATGTTTAGTTTAATGGCAGGAACAGCTGGGTTGCCGCACGTGATCGTTCGCTTTTATACCGTATCTACAATGAAAGCAGCACGGTGGAGCGGCGCATGGGCGCTACTTTTTATCGGTCTCCTCTATTTATCTGCTCCAGCCTATGCGGCTTTTTCTCGCTTTATTTTGATGAAACAAGTAGCAGGCAGTCCGATCGACTCTTTGCCTGCATGGACGGAGAAATGGGTAAATACCGGGCTTCTAACGATGGCTGATACGAGTGGAGATGGCATTCTCCAGTGGCAAGAGATTGCGATCAGCAATGACATTGTGGTTATGGCCACACCTGAAATTGCTGACTTAGGCATTTTTGTGATTGGTCTCGTCGCAGCAGGAGCGATGGCCGCAGCGTTATCGACGGCTGGTGGGTTACTGATTGCAATTTCTTCGTCGTTTTCTCATGATATTTACTACCGCATCATTAATCCTAGGGCAACGGAGCGGAAGCGGATGTCTGTTGCGCGCTGGTCTATTTTGATTGCGACGATTGTAGCGGGAGTCGTGGCGTTAAATCCACCGGGAGTGATCACGCAAATTGTAGCGTGGGCGTTTGCCCTTGCTTCAGGAACATTCTTTCCAGCACTTATACTTGGGGTGTGGTGGAAGAGAGCGAATGCACCAGGTGTCATTGCGGGGATGATCGTGGGATTATTGGTCACCTTAACGTACATTTTCCTTGCAAAGTACGGAGGATTTACGATTTTAGGCATTATTGACACTGGAGCAGGAATCTTCGGTGCTACGTCAGCCATTTTAACAAATGTGATCGTATCGTTAAGTACAAAACCACCTTCTGAGAAGCTTCAGAATGAAGTGATGGATCTCAGATATCCTGAACAGCTTACATTCAGAGATGGAGAGGTATGGAAAGACGACGAGGTCATCTAA
- a CDS encoding DUF4212 domain-containing protein: MKKIDKKMADAYFHARVRLISILLFFWFAVSFGMVLFAETLAQYTFNGFPLHYFMGAQGSIVVFIILLFVNAYISDRIDQKYGLVEKRVKATKGQTLQS, translated from the coding sequence ATGAAAAAGATTGATAAGAAAATGGCAGATGCTTACTTTCATGCGAGAGTAAGGTTGATTTCGATCTTACTTTTTTTCTGGTTTGCCGTGTCTTTTGGAATGGTACTGTTTGCTGAAACGCTTGCGCAATATACGTTTAACGGATTCCCGCTTCATTATTTTATGGGCGCGCAAGGTTCGATTGTTGTTTTTATTATTCTATTATTTGTTAACGCTTACATATCGGACAGAATTGATCAAAAGTATGGGTTAGTCGAAAAGCGAGTGAAAGCAACGAAAGGACAAACCTTACAATCATAA
- a CDS encoding M23 family metallopeptidase, whose translation MGDEKQRSHPVEKSASKWQKLARKRWIYPAVYLGFAAIVLATVLWMQGGQDNAKDLSGIDEERSAFDTNDESVPVLGDSEVFKVPASEDSGVFVQKQFYDTSASTEEQQAALVFYNNTYYQNAGIDYAKEDGASFDVKAAMSGKVVKATNDQLLGNVVHLEHNDGVVTVYESLEALEVEQGDTVKQGEKLGTAGTNTFDTDAGVHVHFEVRKDDVPVNPLDVFSQPSSAVEAPEAGDEVSNPSASEGTDVENQDNSTESEMDAEKDAEEDANSADEDQSDEQKSNEQKSDDQKSDTKDSE comes from the coding sequence ATGGGAGACGAAAAACAACGATCTCATCCTGTTGAAAAAAGCGCTTCTAAATGGCAGAAGCTAGCAAGAAAACGTTGGATTTATCCAGCAGTCTATCTTGGTTTTGCAGCAATTGTTCTTGCAACCGTTCTATGGATGCAAGGCGGGCAAGACAATGCAAAAGATTTAAGTGGAATTGATGAAGAAAGAAGTGCCTTTGACACAAATGACGAGTCTGTTCCAGTTCTTGGTGATTCAGAAGTCTTTAAAGTACCTGCATCCGAAGATAGTGGCGTATTTGTGCAGAAACAATTCTATGACACATCAGCTAGCACGGAAGAACAACAAGCAGCCCTTGTTTTCTATAATAATACCTACTACCAGAACGCAGGAATCGACTATGCTAAAGAAGATGGCGCTAGTTTTGATGTCAAAGCCGCGATGAGTGGTAAGGTTGTGAAAGCAACGAACGACCAGTTACTTGGAAATGTTGTTCATTTAGAACATAACGATGGTGTTGTAACTGTTTATGAATCGCTTGAAGCTCTTGAAGTAGAACAAGGCGATACTGTAAAGCAAGGCGAAAAGCTTGGTACAGCTGGAACAAACACGTTTGATACAGACGCAGGTGTCCACGTACACTTTGAAGTACGTAAAGATGATGTGCCGGTTAACCCACTTGATGTATTTAGCCAGCCTTCTTCAGCAGTTGAAGCGCCAGAAGCTGGTGACGAAGTTTCAAACCCATCAGCCTCAGAAGGTACTGACGTTGAAAATCAGGACAACAGTACAGAATCCGAAATGGATGCTGAGAAAGACGCCGAAGAAGATGCAAACAGTGCTGACGAGGATCAATCCGACGAGCAAAAAAGCAACGAGCAGAAATCGGACGATCAAAAATCAGATACAAAGGATTCAGAATAA
- a CDS encoding glycosyltransferase codes for MNYVITSTLPEQYGGRTKSLLDRTKKLVEQADLSYTIITTNYNPYYGEIYEQYYRQNKVPRSVKMINIYDYLANRSYSGDKVEQPIEEEGLTYREVKKNKAYRFFENGEYVLYKNYDTEDGSLKFIDFMDSYNRKRACRKEFNSLGKCHRKINYKQGTTNKLEEIYYDDAGNAYVNKTFDGSNESKLIRMHLFNGQDILEFKTEKDFFRYCLEHMIEDGSTIINDARLLDKPMCEMKGNDVTKIAILHNTHLQSEDIHDVKSSYQYLIEHAEDVDHIVALTYEQKKDLSHHIFNNEKISIIPHSIAPSTRNKSVQKENKFVFIGRLTDVKQPDHLIEAYQMAREQLSDFTLDIYGEGPVKEKLEEQINEYKLENHVTLKGLTDDPEGVFASSKASFLPSQYEGFGLVIMESLNNGCPVVAYDIKYGPRDLVKDHENGLIVEKNNIEALSKAMVQVKDMDFGTIDVEKEFREEAFVSNWSVLLGKQQKKFKLPFFN; via the coding sequence ATGAATTACGTGATTACGTCAACACTGCCTGAGCAATACGGAGGCAGAACAAAGTCCCTCCTTGACCGCACGAAGAAACTAGTTGAGCAAGCTGACCTGTCATATACAATTATTACAACAAACTACAACCCATACTACGGAGAGATCTACGAGCAGTACTATCGCCAAAATAAAGTTCCGCGCTCGGTAAAAATGATTAATATTTACGATTATCTGGCCAATCGTTCTTATTCAGGTGATAAAGTAGAGCAACCAATCGAAGAAGAAGGCCTTACGTATCGTGAAGTAAAGAAAAATAAAGCCTACCGCTTTTTTGAAAACGGAGAGTACGTTCTTTATAAAAACTATGATACGGAAGACGGCTCTTTGAAATTTATCGACTTTATGGATTCTTACAACCGTAAACGGGCCTGTAGAAAAGAATTTAATAGCCTTGGGAAATGCCATAGAAAGATTAACTACAAGCAAGGAACGACGAATAAGCTTGAAGAAATCTATTATGATGATGCTGGCAATGCTTATGTAAATAAAACGTTTGATGGTTCAAATGAAAGTAAGTTGATTCGCATGCATCTCTTTAATGGACAAGACATTCTAGAATTTAAAACAGAAAAAGACTTCTTCCGCTATTGTCTTGAGCACATGATTGAAGATGGTTCTACCATTATTAATGATGCTCGTCTTCTTGATAAACCAATGTGTGAGATGAAGGGAAATGATGTAACGAAAATCGCCATCCTTCACAATACACATCTACAAAGCGAAGACATTCATGACGTCAAATCGTCTTACCAGTATTTGATCGAGCATGCGGAAGACGTCGATCATATTGTTGCGTTAACGTATGAACAGAAAAAAGATCTTTCTCATCATATCTTTAACAATGAAAAGATCAGCATCATTCCGCATTCCATTGCTCCTTCTACTCGAAACAAGAGTGTTCAGAAGGAAAATAAATTTGTTTTCATCGGCAGGTTAACCGATGTGAAACAACCTGATCATTTAATTGAAGCGTATCAAATGGCGAGAGAACAGCTATCTGACTTTACACTTGATATTTATGGAGAAGGACCGGTAAAAGAAAAGCTTGAAGAGCAGATTAACGAATACAAGCTTGAAAACCACGTAACTTTAAAAGGATTAACCGATGATCCAGAAGGTGTCTTTGCTTCATCAAAAGCTTCTTTCCTCCCGAGTCAGTATGAAGGATTTGGACTGGTGATTATGGAAAGTCTGAATAACGGCTGTCCTGTTGTGGCTTACGATATTAAATATGGTCCGAGAGATTTAGTGAAGGATCATGAAAATGGGCTTATCGTTGAGAAAAACAATATTGAAGCACTATCAAAAGCAATGGTACAAGTAAAGGATATGGATTTTGGAACGATTGACGTCGAGAAAGAATTCCGAGAAGAAGCCTTTGTATCAAATTGGAGTGTTCTTCTAGGTAAACAACAGAAAAAATTTAAGCTTCCCTTCTTTAACTAA
- the spoIID gene encoding stage II sporulation protein D: protein MKRIVGSLILFAAILILLPSILVLPFGATEMKPQTSEGNQMTKEKITEVVEVDVPVFRSDQKETISIPIEDYVKGVVAAEMPSDFNMEALKAQALTARTFVVTKLKNPSANLPDQAVVTDTIQDQVYKDQAQLKKAWGEEFDEKYARIEEAVQATTGQILTYEGNPIYASFFSTSNGYTENSEDYWENKAPYLRSVESPWDVDSPKYEDKATFTVAEFEKKLGVDLSNNSIGSIENLTEGKRVAEVSVGGKTFTGREIRDLLGLRSSDFTWERVGETINVVTKGYGHGVGMSQYGANGMAEDGKAYADIVKHYYQGVAISEMENYVTDYTAKR from the coding sequence ATGAAGCGAATTGTTGGCTCACTAATTCTGTTTGCGGCGATTCTAATCCTTCTCCCATCTATTCTGGTTTTACCTTTTGGAGCAACGGAGATGAAACCACAGACCAGTGAAGGGAATCAGATGACGAAGGAGAAAATAACAGAAGTGGTGGAAGTAGACGTACCGGTCTTTCGATCAGATCAGAAAGAAACAATAAGTATCCCGATCGAAGACTATGTGAAAGGTGTCGTCGCTGCTGAAATGCCTTCAGACTTTAATATGGAGGCGTTGAAAGCTCAGGCGCTTACCGCTAGAACGTTTGTCGTAACGAAGCTTAAAAATCCTTCTGCCAATCTTCCTGATCAAGCTGTCGTCACAGATACGATTCAGGATCAGGTATATAAGGATCAAGCACAATTGAAAAAAGCGTGGGGAGAAGAATTTGACGAAAAGTATGCGAGAATTGAAGAAGCGGTTCAAGCGACGACCGGTCAAATTTTAACCTATGAAGGCAATCCAATCTATGCTTCTTTTTTCTCCACAAGTAATGGCTATACAGAGAATTCAGAAGACTATTGGGAAAATAAAGCACCTTATTTAAGAAGTGTTGAAAGTCCGTGGGATGTTGATTCGCCAAAATACGAAGATAAAGCAACGTTCACAGTGGCAGAATTTGAAAAGAAACTTGGTGTAGACCTTTCAAACAATTCCATTGGATCCATTGAAAATTTAACCGAAGGCAAAAGAGTAGCAGAAGTTTCAGTAGGTGGGAAAACGTTTACTGGTAGAGAAATAAGAGATCTTCTCGGACTGAGGTCTTCTGACTTTACGTGGGAACGAGTGGGAGAAACGATTAACGTGGTAACAAAAGGGTACGGACATGGTGTTGGAATGAGCCAATATGGAGCAAATGGAATGGCGGAAGATGGTAAGGCGTACGCTGATATTGTGAAACATTATTATCAAGGTGTCGCGATTAGTGAGATGGAGAACTACGTGACAGATTATACGGCGAAAAGGTAA
- the murA gene encoding UDP-N-acetylglucosamine 1-carboxyvinyltransferase has product MEKIIVRGGRRLSGSVKVEGAKNAVLPVITASILAGEGTSTLNDVPALSDVHTISEVLSYLNVETQIEGNTIKVDATKPLETEAPFEAVRKMRASFLVMGPLLARVGHARIALPGGCAIGSRPIDQHLKGFEAMGAEVTIGNGFIEAGIKGRLQGAKIYLDFPSVGATENIMMAAVLAEGTTVMENVAQEPEIVCLANYLNAMGAKVRGAGTGTIRIEGVEKLVGAEHAVIPDRIEAGTFMVAAAITGGNVLIENAVSEHLRPLIAKMEEMGVQITEEGQGLRIVGPETLKPVDLKTMPHPGFPTDMQSQMMALLLQAKGTSVITETVFENRFMHVEEFRRMNGNIKIEGRAAIIEGPSTLQGAEVSATDLRAGAALILAGLVADGYTRVDELKHLDRGYVNFSGKLASLGADVERVTVDETAKPATEESEQAVNVKPKFA; this is encoded by the coding sequence TTGGAAAAAATCATCGTCCGAGGTGGCAGGAGATTGTCAGGCTCTGTGAAAGTAGAAGGAGCTAAAAATGCAGTCTTGCCCGTCATCACAGCATCTATTTTAGCAGGTGAAGGCACGAGCACGTTAAATGATGTGCCTGCCCTTTCAGATGTACACACGATTAGTGAAGTATTAAGCTATCTTAATGTTGAGACGCAAATAGAAGGTAACACAATTAAAGTAGACGCAACAAAACCTTTGGAAACAGAGGCACCATTTGAAGCAGTTCGTAAAATGCGAGCTTCGTTTCTTGTGATGGGACCACTTTTGGCCCGCGTGGGTCATGCCCGTATTGCACTACCTGGAGGTTGCGCAATTGGTTCAAGACCGATTGATCAGCATCTTAAAGGCTTTGAAGCAATGGGTGCAGAAGTGACAATCGGTAACGGCTTTATTGAAGCTGGTATTAAAGGAAGACTACAAGGGGCAAAGATTTATCTTGATTTCCCAAGTGTAGGCGCCACTGAAAATATTATGATGGCAGCTGTACTTGCAGAAGGTACAACGGTAATGGAGAACGTTGCTCAAGAACCTGAAATCGTTTGTCTTGCGAACTATCTAAATGCAATGGGTGCAAAAGTACGCGGCGCAGGTACTGGTACGATTCGTATTGAAGGTGTGGAAAAGCTCGTAGGAGCAGAGCACGCTGTTATTCCAGACCGTATTGAAGCAGGAACATTCATGGTAGCTGCTGCAATTACAGGTGGTAACGTATTAATTGAAAATGCTGTTTCGGAACATCTTCGTCCATTGATTGCGAAGATGGAAGAAATGGGCGTTCAAATCACTGAAGAAGGTCAGGGACTTCGCATTGTTGGACCTGAAACGCTAAAGCCAGTTGACTTGAAAACAATGCCTCACCCTGGGTTCCCGACGGATATGCAATCTCAGATGATGGCGCTATTACTTCAAGCTAAGGGTACAAGTGTTATTACCGAAACAGTCTTTGAAAATCGCTTCATGCACGTGGAAGAATTCCGTCGCATGAACGGAAACATCAAGATTGAAGGACGCGCAGCAATCATTGAAGGACCTTCTACACTTCAAGGTGCAGAAGTTTCTGCTACTGATTTGCGCGCTGGAGCTGCTTTAATTCTAGCTGGACTTGTCGCTGATGGCTACACTCGCGTTGATGAGCTGAAGCACCTTGACCGCGGTTACGTTAACTTCTCTGGGAAGCTTGCAAGCCTTGGAGCTGACGTTGAACGTGTAACAGTTGATGAGACAGCAAAGCCTGCAACAGAAGAGTCTGAGCAAGCTGTTAATGTGAAACCTAAATTTGCATAA
- a CDS encoding YwmB family TATA-box binding protein: MRLLIGLLSILLLASFSNGTSVSIEDETEVKTAEMANVLLTHNYSIQKWSLYTREKVSFIPKSLGYKGIMSQISKRAPGFQWGDLEKKDGNVKVSGTRIDSELGTKETLTLVSYPEENRISSYLIYNMEIKGFYQEEWRTTYERFKAQKSQLVTQEAPVFSCFVGEKNDTMDIVLYNEADKLLGAFSASKVEEINEETFVSLSAYHEEWEADLVTNNQRMNIQIALRNTGIGGGITATIGTPIITTEY; this comes from the coding sequence ATGAGGCTTCTAATCGGATTACTGTCCATTTTACTTCTAGCGAGCTTTTCGAATGGTACATCAGTCTCAATTGAAGATGAAACGGAAGTAAAGACTGCCGAGATGGCGAATGTTCTACTGACCCACAATTATTCTATACAAAAGTGGTCGCTTTACACGCGAGAAAAAGTGAGTTTCATTCCAAAGTCGTTAGGGTACAAAGGTATTATGTCCCAGATTTCCAAAAGAGCACCAGGTTTTCAATGGGGTGATTTGGAAAAAAAAGACGGTAATGTAAAAGTAAGCGGGACAAGAATCGATTCAGAATTGGGTACGAAAGAAACACTGACACTCGTATCTTATCCAGAAGAAAATCGCATTAGCTCTTATCTTATTTATAACATGGAAATTAAAGGGTTTTATCAGGAGGAATGGCGAACAACGTACGAACGATTTAAGGCGCAAAAGTCACAATTAGTTACGCAAGAAGCCCCAGTTTTCTCTTGTTTTGTGGGTGAGAAAAATGATACAATGGACATTGTTTTGTACAATGAAGCAGACAAGCTGTTAGGAGCTTTTTCCGCTTCAAAAGTAGAAGAAATCAATGAAGAGACGTTTGTATCTCTTTCCGCATACCATGAAGAGTGGGAAGCAGATCTCGTAACGAACAACCAGAGAATGAACATACAAATAGCATTACGGAATACAGGAATAGGCGGCGGAATAACCGCTACAATTGGCACACCAATAATTACGACTGAATATTAA
- a CDS encoding DUF1146 family protein, giving the protein MTEALAQQSILTIVINLVFIMITWWALQTVRFDVFFKKPNSPQAKVLMILLTLSIGSLASSFFLDYYNWSLRLQYFF; this is encoded by the coding sequence ATGACAGAAGCACTGGCGCAACAATCGATTTTAACGATTGTGATTAACCTGGTTTTCATTATGATTACCTGGTGGGCGTTACAAACCGTTCGGTTCGATGTCTTTTTCAAAAAACCGAACAGTCCACAGGCGAAAGTCCTCATGATCTTGCTAACCCTAAGCATCGGTTCCCTCGCAAGCAGTTTCTTCCTAGATTACTACAACTGGTCACTCCGTCTACAATATTTCTTTTAA